A genome region from Microcella alkaliphila includes the following:
- a CDS encoding cyclase family protein — MLIDLSHPIAGGMTVFPGDPAVSIENAASIETDGFRVSSLHLGTHTGTHLDAPAHSIADGATLEAVALDDLVAPLVVLDATGRAARDRIGVDVLNAAPEIAPGDIVAVRTGWDARFGDDTYLEHPVIDVALATALWHRGVRVLGVDTLNPDASWPGDNGAWALPVHEFWLGNGGVIVENLAALDRVPTSGAEAIILPLRLDGLDGAPVRAVARVPDEQAASDR; from the coding sequence ATGCTGATCGATCTGAGCCACCCGATCGCCGGGGGGATGACCGTCTTCCCCGGCGATCCGGCGGTCTCGATCGAGAACGCGGCGAGCATCGAGACCGACGGCTTCCGCGTCAGCTCCCTCCACCTGGGTACCCACACCGGCACCCACCTGGATGCTCCCGCGCACTCCATCGCGGACGGCGCCACCCTCGAGGCGGTCGCCCTCGACGACCTGGTCGCCCCGCTCGTCGTGCTCGACGCGACGGGCCGCGCCGCCCGAGACCGCATCGGTGTCGACGTGCTGAACGCCGCACCGGAGATCGCGCCCGGTGACATCGTCGCGGTGCGGACAGGCTGGGACGCGCGATTTGGCGACGATACGTACCTCGAGCATCCCGTCATCGACGTTGCTCTCGCGACCGCGCTCTGGCACCGTGGCGTGCGTGTGCTGGGCGTCGACACCCTGAACCCCGATGCGTCGTGGCCGGGTGACAACGGCGCCTGGGCACTTCCCGTACACGAGTTCTGGCTCGGTAACGGGGGAGTGATCGTCGAAAACCTGGCAGCCCTTGACCGCGTGCCCACGAGCGGGGCCGAGGCGATCATCCTGCCGCTGCGCCTCGATGGGCTCGACGGCGCTCCCGTGCGAGCCGTCGCTCGCGTGCCGGACGAGCAGGCCGCCAGCGACCGGTAG
- the pyrR gene encoding bifunctional pyr operon transcriptional regulator/uracil phosphoribosyltransferase PyrR: MSARPVLQTADIARALRRIAHEILEARRGDGRLVFLGIPTRGAALAERLHAIVEEIEPGVAEAGTLDVTMHRDDLGRSATRAPSPTRIPSGGIDDAVVVLVDDVLFSGRTVRAALDALADHGRPRAVRLAVLVDRGHRELPIRADFVGKNLPSATSERVFVRLTEVDGVDEVAISS; the protein is encoded by the coding sequence ATGTCCGCACGCCCTGTGCTGCAGACAGCCGACATTGCCCGCGCGCTGCGCCGTATCGCCCACGAAATCCTCGAGGCACGACGCGGTGACGGCCGTCTCGTCTTCCTCGGCATTCCGACTCGCGGAGCCGCCCTCGCCGAGCGCCTGCACGCCATCGTGGAGGAGATCGAGCCCGGCGTCGCCGAGGCCGGCACCCTCGATGTGACGATGCACCGCGACGACTTGGGGCGAAGCGCAACCCGCGCCCCCTCGCCGACCCGCATCCCCTCTGGCGGCATCGATGACGCGGTCGTCGTCCTCGTCGACGACGTGTTGTTCTCCGGCCGCACCGTGCGCGCCGCCCTCGACGCGCTCGCCGACCACGGTCGACCGCGCGCCGTGCGGCTCGCCGTGCTGGTCGACCGCGGGCACCGCGAACTGCCGATCCGCGCCGATTTTGTCGGCAAGAACCTGCCATCGGCGACCAGCGAGCGCGTGTTCGTGCGCCTCACCGAGGTCGACGGCGTCGATGAGGTGGCGATCAGCTCATGA
- a CDS encoding aspartate carbamoyltransferase catalytic subunit, with the protein MRHLLTTKDLARDDAVRILDVAEEMAATADREVKKLPALRGKTIVNLFFEDSTRTRLSFESAAKRLSADVITFSAKGSSVSKGESLKDTAQTLVAMGADAIVVRHHASGAAHRLAHAGWIDAAIINAGDGTHEHPTQALLDAFTLRRRLHGEDARGRALDGARVVIVGDILHSRVARSNVWLLATLGAEVHLVAPRTLQPAGIEAWPATVHELLDDALATGPDAVMMLRIQRERMHDAFFPTEREYARIWGLTAERFAALPADTIVMHPGPMNRGLEIASVAADSTRSTVLEQVTNGVSIRMAVLYLLVSGTDGGRA; encoded by the coding sequence ATGAGGCATCTGCTCACGACGAAAGACCTGGCCCGCGACGACGCGGTGCGCATCCTCGACGTCGCCGAAGAGATGGCGGCGACCGCCGACCGCGAGGTCAAGAAGCTGCCGGCGCTGCGCGGCAAAACCATCGTCAACCTGTTCTTCGAAGACTCGACGCGCACCCGGCTCTCGTTCGAGTCGGCCGCCAAGCGCCTGAGCGCCGACGTCATCACCTTCAGCGCGAAGGGCTCGAGCGTGTCGAAGGGTGAGAGCCTGAAAGACACGGCTCAGACCCTCGTCGCCATGGGGGCCGACGCGATCGTCGTGCGGCATCACGCCTCGGGTGCCGCCCACCGGCTCGCCCACGCCGGCTGGATCGACGCGGCCATCATCAACGCCGGCGACGGCACCCACGAGCATCCCACGCAGGCGCTACTCGACGCGTTCACCCTGCGGCGGCGTCTGCACGGTGAGGATGCCCGCGGTCGCGCCCTCGACGGCGCCCGCGTCGTGATCGTCGGCGACATCCTGCACTCCCGCGTCGCCCGCTCGAACGTCTGGCTGCTCGCCACGCTCGGCGCCGAGGTGCACCTGGTCGCCCCCCGAACCCTGCAACCGGCGGGGATCGAGGCGTGGCCCGCCACGGTGCACGAGCTGCTCGACGACGCGCTCGCGACTGGGCCCGACGCCGTCATGATGCTGCGCATCCAGCGTGAACGGATGCACGACGCCTTCTTCCCCACCGAGCGCGAATACGCGCGCATCTGGGGGCTGACGGCCGAGCGCTTCGCCGCTCTTCCCGCCGATACGATAGTGATGCACCCCGGCCCGATGAATCGTGGGCTCGAGATCGCGTCCGTCGCCGCCGACTCGACCCGATCGACGGTGCTTGAACAAGTCACGAATGGGGTGTCGATCCGCATGGCAGTGCTCTACCTCCTCGTTTCCGGAACCGACGGGGGTCGAGCATGA
- a CDS encoding dihydroorotase yields MSGILIRGASLMGGDRADIRIADGAIVAVGSASAESGDHVIDADGLVALPGLVDLHTHLREPGGEASETVLTGTRAAAAGGFTAVFAMANTTPVADTAGVVEQVEALGRQHGYATVRPIGAVTVGLAGQQLAELGAMAASRAQVRVFSDDGHCVADPLMMRRALEYVAAFDGVVAQHAQEPRLTEGAQMNEGPLSGELGLTGWPAAAEESIIARDVLLAEHTNSRLHVCHVSTAGSVDVVRWAKARGILVTAEVTPHHLLLTDETARDYDARFKVNPPLRRAEDVAALRAAVADGTIDIVATDHAPHPDESKECAWSEAAFGMVGLESALSVVQHALVDTGMLDWASVARVLSTTPAHIGRLAGYDRPLSVGAPAHLTLVDPAASRTWSPGELRGRSRNTPYTGLTLPGRVVATVHGGVPTVLDGALVDAETVAAAAGTGR; encoded by the coding sequence ATGAGCGGCATCCTGATCCGCGGTGCGTCGCTTATGGGCGGTGACCGCGCCGATATTCGCATCGCTGACGGCGCGATCGTCGCCGTCGGGTCGGCATCCGCCGAGTCGGGCGATCACGTCATTGACGCCGACGGCCTCGTGGCCCTCCCGGGCCTCGTCGACCTCCACACGCACCTCCGCGAGCCCGGGGGAGAAGCATCCGAAACCGTGCTCACCGGCACGCGCGCCGCGGCCGCGGGCGGCTTCACCGCCGTGTTCGCGATGGCCAACACGACGCCGGTGGCCGACACCGCCGGGGTCGTCGAGCAGGTGGAGGCACTCGGCCGCCAGCACGGCTACGCGACCGTGCGCCCCATCGGCGCGGTCACGGTCGGGCTCGCCGGGCAGCAGCTGGCCGAGCTCGGCGCGATGGCCGCCTCCCGCGCCCAGGTGCGCGTGTTCAGCGACGACGGCCACTGCGTCGCGGATCCGCTCATGATGCGTCGCGCTCTCGAGTACGTCGCCGCATTCGACGGCGTCGTCGCGCAGCACGCGCAGGAGCCGCGCCTCACCGAGGGCGCCCAGATGAATGAGGGCCCGCTGTCGGGAGAACTCGGGCTCACGGGTTGGCCGGCGGCGGCGGAAGAGTCGATCATCGCCCGCGATGTGTTGCTCGCCGAACACACGAACTCGCGACTGCACGTGTGCCACGTCTCGACCGCCGGCAGCGTCGACGTGGTCCGGTGGGCGAAGGCGCGGGGCATCCTGGTGACCGCCGAGGTGACCCCACACCACCTGCTGCTCACCGACGAGACGGCCCGCGACTACGACGCCCGCTTCAAGGTGAACCCGCCGCTGCGGCGCGCGGAGGACGTCGCCGCGCTGCGCGCCGCCGTCGCCGACGGCACGATCGACATCGTCGCGACCGACCACGCCCCGCACCCCGACGAAAGCAAAGAGTGCGCCTGGTCGGAGGCGGCCTTCGGCATGGTCGGCCTCGAGTCGGCGCTGTCGGTCGTGCAGCACGCTCTCGTCGACACCGGGATGCTCGACTGGGCATCCGTCGCCCGCGTGCTCTCGACGACCCCGGCGCACATCGGCCGTCTCGCGGGCTACGACCGGCCCCTGAGCGTCGGCGCGCCCGCCCACCTCACGCTCGTCGACCCGGCCGCCTCGCGCACGTGGTCGCCCGGCGAGCTGCGCGGCCGCAGCCGCAACACGCCGTACACGGGACTCACCCTGCCCGGCCGCGTGGTCGCCACCGTGCACGGAGGCGTGCCCACCGTGCTCGACGGCGCCCTCGTTGACGCCGAGACCGTCGCCGCCGCGGCGGGGACGGGGCGCTGA
- the carA gene encoding glutamine-hydrolyzing carbamoyl-phosphate synthase small subunit produces the protein MTHEKAVLVLEDGTRFTGRAYGARGETIGEAVFSTGMSGYQETLTDPSYAGQIVVQTAPHIGNTGMNPEDPESRRIWVAGYVVRDPSRVVSNHRATRSLDDDLERDGIVGISGIDTRALTRRIREVGAMRAGIFSGELAELDAADQLARVTAAPEMTGQNLSAQVSVETGEVVPAEGERIGTLAIIDLGIKSATVRALAERGFEVHVLPQSTTIDELRALNPVAVFYSNGPGDPAASESHVELLQHVLRDRTPFFGICFGNQLLGRALGFGTYKLPYGHRGINQPVLDKETGRIEITAHNHGFAVDAPLEGVVDSPAGFGRVEVSHIGLNDQVVEGLRALDVPAFSVQYHPEAAAGPHDSTYLFDRFREMVLENLNRASAADSEGQA, from the coding sequence ATGACGCATGAGAAGGCCGTGCTCGTCCTCGAGGACGGCACCCGCTTCACCGGGCGCGCCTACGGCGCCCGCGGCGAGACCATCGGCGAAGCCGTGTTCTCGACCGGCATGAGCGGCTACCAAGAGACGCTGACCGACCCGAGCTACGCGGGGCAGATCGTCGTGCAGACGGCGCCGCACATCGGCAACACGGGCATGAACCCCGAAGACCCCGAGAGTCGCCGCATCTGGGTGGCGGGCTACGTCGTGCGTGACCCCTCGCGCGTCGTGTCGAACCACCGCGCGACGCGCAGCCTCGATGACGATCTCGAGCGCGACGGTATCGTCGGCATCAGCGGCATCGACACGCGCGCGCTCACGCGCCGCATTCGCGAGGTGGGCGCCATGCGCGCCGGCATCTTCTCGGGCGAATTGGCCGAGCTGGATGCTGCTGACCAGCTCGCGCGCGTCACCGCCGCCCCCGAGATGACCGGCCAAAACCTGTCGGCCCAGGTCAGCGTCGAGACGGGCGAGGTCGTTCCGGCCGAGGGGGAGCGCATCGGCACGCTCGCGATCATCGACCTCGGGATCAAGTCAGCAACAGTGCGTGCCCTTGCCGAGCGTGGCTTCGAGGTGCACGTGCTGCCGCAGTCGACGACGATCGACGAGCTGCGCGCTCTGAACCCGGTCGCCGTCTTCTACTCGAACGGCCCGGGTGACCCCGCGGCAAGTGAGAGCCACGTCGAGCTGCTGCAGCACGTGCTGCGCGATCGCACGCCGTTCTTCGGCATCTGCTTCGGCAACCAGTTGCTCGGCCGGGCGCTCGGCTTCGGCACCTACAAGCTGCCGTACGGGCACCGCGGCATCAACCAGCCCGTGCTCGACAAAGAGACCGGCCGCATCGAGATCACGGCGCACAACCACGGCTTCGCGGTCGACGCACCGCTCGAGGGCGTCGTCGACAGCCCCGCCGGCTTCGGCCGCGTCGAGGTGAGCCACATCGGCCTCAACGACCAGGTGGTCGAGGGCCTGCGCGCGCTCGACGTGCCCGCGTTCAGCGTGCAGTACCACCCGGAGGCGGCCGCCGGCCCCCACGACTCCACGTACCTGTTTGACCGGTTCCGCGAGATGGTTCTTGAGAACCTTAACCGCGCATCCGCCGCCGATTCGGAAGGCCAGGCCTGA